In the Nitrosopumilus cobalaminigenes genome, TTGTTTAGTAAACCAATAAATGGAATAAATTCTCAAATGATTTCATGGGAAAATACACTCTTCCTGAAATGCCATATGCTTATGATGCATTAGAACCTCACATTGACGCAAGAACAATGGAGATTCATCACACAAAGCATCATCAAACATACACTGACAAACTAAATGCAGCTCTTGAAACTTGTCCAGCTGAAATTCAAGACAAAGATATTCTTGATATCTTGTCTGATATCAAATCAGTACCAGAAGACAAAAGAGGCGCAATTAATTTCAACGGTGGTGGTTATGATAACCATAGGCTATTCTGGAATAACATGAAAGCAAACGGAGGCGGTGAACCAGGCGGATCAATTGCTGATGCAATCAACGATTCATTTGGGAGCTTCTCTGACTTTAAAGAGAAATTTTCATCTACTACAGCTGTAATTCAAGGCAGTGGTTGGGGATGGTTAGTATACAATCCTTCTACATCAAAGGTTGAATACAAATCAATGCCAAATCAAACTAGTCCAAGAACTGAAGGATTAGTTCCATTGTTAGGCTGTGATGTGTGGGAACATGCATACTATCTCAACTATCAAAACAAAAGACCAGTCTACATTGAAGCCTGGTGGAATGTTGTAAATTGGGATGAAGTAGAATCTAGATTCTCTAAAGCCAAATAAAGATAATTCTTTATTTTTTATTTTATTCATTTATTTTGAATTTGCCATATGATCATGAATCCATTTATAACCATCAGACAGATGTTCGTTGTAAATGAGCGAAGAACAGGCAGAACAACTAATGCAACAAATGCAAATGCTTGAAACGTATTTTTCTGATTTGTCCCAAAGGGAATCAACTTTTGTAAATATTTTAAGAGAAGCAACTGCTTCAATCGAATCTATAAAGTCTCTTGGAAAAAATCCTGAATCTGAAACTCTAGTCCCAATTGGAATGGGCACATACGTTCCTACAAAAATTTCATCAACTTCAAAGATTGTGATGAATATCGGTGCAGGAGTTGCAGTTGAAAAAGATTTCCCTTCTGCAATTAATTATCTTGAAGCAAGAATAAAAGAAATTGAAATTGCATTACAAGATACTGCTGCGAAAAAACAAGATGCAGCTTCTAGGTTAGAGCAAGGAAAAGCACAGATGAATCAAATGATGCAGGCTATGCAACAACCACCACAACCTCCAACTTCAGGATAGACACCATGTTTGATAAACTTCGTAGTGCATTTTCAAATGCAGCGAAAAGTCTTGGTGAAAAAGAACTTAATGAAAAAGACATTGAAGACATTCTTTTTGAATTAGAAATTTCTTTGATGGAATCTGATGTCGCTACTGAAGTTATTGATTCGATAAAATCTGATCTTAAAGAGAAATTGATTGGTTCTAAAGTTGACAAGAATGAAATTGAAAAATTTGTAAAAGACAGTTTGATTTCAAGTATATCTTCACTATTTGATGCTGCTGGAGAATATGATCTCTTTGAAAAAATTAACGAAAAGAAGAAAGATGGACAACCTTTTCTAATTTTATTTGTTGGAATTAACGGAACTGGAAAAACTACTTCTCTTGCTAAAGTTGCACATTTGTTAAAAGAAAAAAAATACTCTGTAGTAATTGCAGCAGCTGATACCTTTAGAGCCGGTGCAATTGAGCAACTGCGTGAGCACACAAATCGTCTTAATCTAAAACTAGTTGCACAAAATTATAATTCAGATCCTGCTGCTGTAGCACGAGATGCAGTATTGTATGCAAAGTCTCACAAAACAGATGTTGTTCTAATTGATACTGCTGGAAGAATGCAAACAAGTGAAAACTTGATGCAACAAATTGCAAAAATTACCAAAGTTGTAAATCCTGACATGAAAATCTTTGTTGGTGATTCTCTAGCTGGAAACGATACTGTTAATCAAGCACGAGAATTTCATGAACATGTAAAGTTTGATGGTTCTATTTTAACAAAAAGCGATGCTGATGCAAGAGGCGGTGCTGCATTATCTATTGTAAAAGTCACTTCTACTCCAGTTCTTTATGTTGGAGTTGGACAAGAATATCCTGATCTAAAACCATTTGATAAGGAACTTTTTCTAGAGACTGTTTTTGGTTCATTAGATAATG is a window encoding:
- a CDS encoding superoxide dismutase; this translates as MGKYTLPEMPYAYDALEPHIDARTMEIHHTKHHQTYTDKLNAALETCPAEIQDKDILDILSDIKSVPEDKRGAINFNGGGYDNHRLFWNNMKANGGGEPGGSIADAINDSFGSFSDFKEKFSSTTAVIQGSGWGWLVYNPSTSKVEYKSMPNQTSPRTEGLVPLLGCDVWEHAYYLNYQNKRPVYIEAWWNVVNWDEVESRFSKAK
- the pfdA gene encoding prefoldin subunit alpha, with the translated sequence MSEEQAEQLMQQMQMLETYFSDLSQRESTFVNILREATASIESIKSLGKNPESETLVPIGMGTYVPTKISSTSKIVMNIGAGVAVEKDFPSAINYLEARIKEIEIALQDTAAKKQDAASRLEQGKAQMNQMMQAMQQPPQPPTSG
- the ftsY gene encoding signal recognition particle-docking protein FtsY, whose protein sequence is MFDKLRSAFSNAAKSLGEKELNEKDIEDILFELEISLMESDVATEVIDSIKSDLKEKLIGSKVDKNEIEKFVKDSLISSISSLFDAAGEYDLFEKINEKKKDGQPFLILFVGINGTGKTTSLAKVAHLLKEKKYSVVIAAADTFRAGAIEQLREHTNRLNLKLVAQNYNSDPAAVARDAVLYAKSHKTDVVLIDTAGRMQTSENLMQQIAKITKVVNPDMKIFVGDSLAGNDTVNQAREFHEHVKFDGSILTKSDADARGGAALSIVKVTSTPVLYVGVGQEYPDLKPFDKELFLETVFGSLDNVDIAKTEPTPEPEPTPEPEPTPEPEPTPEPEPTPEPTPEPEPTPEPEPTPEPEPTPEPEPTPEPEPTPEPEPTPEPEPTPEPEPTPEPEPTPEPEPTPEPEPTPEPEPTPEPEPTPEPEPTPEPEPTPEPEPKVSSDDPFDGITDDEIATYSDLFDVPPPENDNEALKLGNKIRQWIKDGKQKPGESKVENDVEDEADDEEEIQKHDKEEPKKKKGRFGFLKR